In Deefgea piscis, the DNA window CCGTTGAACCACGTGAATCGGAATTCAAGCCTAATGAGGCATAACTAGAGCCGGTCATTAATTTGCCCAATGTCTCTTGAATATGCCCAATTAAATCATTCAACCCCCAATAACGATAAGGCTCTCCCAATAAATCGTTATTGATCTTCTGCGGCCCTTGCGATTCTTGCAAATTGATACAGAAATGATGCTGCGTATCTTGATATTTTCGCCCGATCTGAATGAATTTAGACCATTGCTCTAGCCAGCCATCAATCATGTCAATCTGGCGCACCGATAAATTATTATTCGATAAGGTATTGAGCATGAGCATTTGAATATATTCATCCGCACATGACGATACTTCATCTTTGCCATTTGAATAAAGCTCGAATGAATTACAATCAAAACCGCCGATTTCAGATAAGCGATACATTTGATGGGCTTGTAACCACAACTTTGGCGGCACTTTTTCAAAACGGAAGTAATGCCATTTGGCTTGAATCGCGAGATAACGCAAACTACGTGCCAATACAACAGGCATTAAAGCATCAAATGACTGTTGCGGGCTTTCACTGCCATCGGCTTGCACAAATCGCTGATAAGCATCCACCATATCGGTAGAAAAACTCACTACGGATTTCCAGAGCTGCTGCTCCATTTCTTTAGACATGCGTGGATTAGAAATATATTGGTAACAAACCGCGTCAAATGACTCTTGGATTTGTTCATCAATTAGCATTAAAGCTTGCAAGCGTTCAAATGAAACCTTATCCGCTGCAGCAATAAAATCTGTGACTAACTCGTGCACTTTATTACAACGAGATGCAGGATCTAATTGCAATATTTGTTTGCACCACTGCTGCGCAGATTTTTGATTTGCTAGCGGTGATTTTTCACGCGAAAAAAGCGAACTAATTCGATCGAGCATATTTATATCCAAACTGCATGTTTTGTCGTCAACATAAAATACGACATTTAGGCGGCAATATTCATATCTTCAAGCCACTGCTGTGCGCTCACAATATCGGCAAATACTTTTATTTCGGACTCAGAAATAACTTGATTTAACCAAACTGACCAAACCACCCACTGATCATCACTCACCACGGCCACTCGATCAAAATTTTGCCGATTTTGTTTTGAAAATCGAATCTCTTCGAGTGCCATATCGATGGTATAGCCATCCATTAATCTCAAATCGAGCAAAAGCCGGGTTGCCCCATGAAAACGAATGTCATACAAGACATTATCTTCGAACTCTTTATAGTCTTGCAGGGTAAATTGTTCAAATACCACCGCATGCGTATATTTAGCTTCGTGTGAAATACTAATCATGGCTATCCCCTCAAGTATGAACAACTAAGGTAAAACTGATCACCTAAAGATTCAGTTAGGCGTCTTCATGCTCACAATTAACCGCAGCGCGCAGCCTGCATTAATGCCTTCATTTCGACAATTGCGGTTTTTAAACCGACAAAAATTGAATGCGAAATTAAAGCATGCCCAATATTAAGCTCTTCAATTTCAGCTATAGCGGCAATGGCTTGTACATTGTGATAATGCAAACCATGCCCAGCATTAACCACCAAACCTAAAGATGCAGCATAAGTTGCCGCTTCTTTAACGCGTTCTAATTCAGATTGTTGCTCAACCCTATTTTTAGCATCAGCATAACGGCCAGTATGAATCTCAATCACTGGCGCGCCCAATTCATGGGCCATTTTAATTTGCGCGTGATCCGGATCAATAAAAATTGAAGTGCGAATCCCTGCGTCTTGTAATGTTTGAATATATCGACCGCAATGCGCTGGATTAGCTAAGACATCAAGCCCACCTTCGGTGGTCACTTCAGCACGATGCTCAGGCACCAAACAAACGTCTTGCGGCTGAATGTCTAGCGCATGGGCCAGCATTTCTTCGGTTAATGCCATTTCTAAATTCATGCGCGTTTGCAATACCGCACGCACTAACCGGACATCTTCATCACGAATATGCCGACGATCTTCACGTAGATGCAAGGTAATTAAATCCGCGCCCGCCTGCTCAGCAAGTTGCGCTGCCAACACTGGCTGTGGATAAAGCGTACCACGGGCATTGCGTACCGTTGCAACATGGTCAATATTAACACCGAGTAAAATAGAGCGAGACATGTGCAAATTAATCCTATTAATTAAGGTATAAGCCAGCAACATAGCAATAGTATGCGCTAGTAAAGCATACCCTATTATAACTTCTGCAAATCAATCAGCAATTGTCGCGTGTGCAATACGGAATCACCCAAAACTGCAGCAATCGATTGTCGCATCCACATTTTGGCCCATGGCAAAACGTTTCCGTCGGTAAAATCTCCCGCAGCAAATGCCAAAATCAGCGTTGCAGGACAAGCTGTAGCACTTTGACTGGGCACTAAACCAACGCCATATTCAAACTCATACCGTTCACGCAAATTGAGCGGTTGATCAGATCGGGCGATACGCTGCCAATCAATACCATAACCCAAGCTATCGAGTAATTGACGTTCAAACAAGCGCAAAATAGGTTCAACCGCACGCTGATCCGTGCCGAGTTTGCCTAAAGCTTGAATTGCAGAAAAATAAGCGGTAAATAAGGCGGGATTGGCCTCTTCTTTAGGACATAAACGCTGCAACAGCTCGTTCATATAAAAACCACACAACAGCGGCAAGCCGCTTAACTGGGGCAAGCCAGGCTGCCATTGTGCAGCATGCAGTGTTTTTAAATCCCCGCCCCCAAACCATGACAACAACAATGGTTGAAAACCCAGCAAAACACTGCGAATTTGCGACCCTGGTCGCTGCACGCCACGTGCGTAGAGCGTTACACGACCATGATCTCGAGAAAACACATCCAACAAGCGGCTCGTTTCACGATACGCATACTGGTGCAGAACAAAAGCAGGCTGCAAATTAATCCGCAGCTTACTTGACGAACGCGTCATACTTTATTCGTAACCGAATTGACGCACCAAACGGGTGTCATCAGCCCAACCACTTTTTACTTTGACCCAAACCTCTAAATGCACTTTGGCATCAAACAATTTTTCCATATCAATACGGGCATCGGTAGCGATTTTCTTTAATTTGGTGCCATTTTTACCAATCAAAATCGGCTTTTGATTTTCTCTATCCACCAAAATCGCTGCATAAATTCGACGTAATTCACGGCCATCAGCCAGTGTTTCTTCTTCGAATTTTTCGATTTCTACTGCCATTACATAGGGCAATTCTTCGCCCATCATGCGGAAAATTTTCTCACGAATAATTTCCGAAGCCAAAAATCGCTCGTTACGGTCGGTAATCTGATCTTCACCAAACATCGGCACTGACTCTGGTAGCAACGGTTCGATCGCCGACACCAAGACATCTAATTTCAAGCCTTTTTGGGCCGATACCGGCACAATTGCGGCAAAGTTAAAACTCTGAGCAACTTCTTCAATAAACGGGAATAACGCCGACTTATTGGGCAGCATATCGACTTTATTAATCACCAAAATAACCGGACGATCTTTAGGCAATAACTCAAGTACCGCTTGATCTGCAGGACCAAAACGCCCAGCTTCAACCACAAATAAAATCGCGTCAACATCGGCTAACGTTGTCGTTACACTACGATTCATCGCTTGATTGAGCGCATTTCTAAACCGCTTTTGAAACCCTGGCGTATCTACAAAAACAAACTGTGCAGTCTCAGAGGTTAAAATCCCAGTAATACGATGACGGGTAGTTTGTGCCTTACGCGACGTAATACTTAATTTTTGACCAATCAAATGATTCATTAACGTTGACTTACCAACGTTAGGTTGACCAACAATGGCAACAAAACCACAGCGAAAACCGTCGCTTACTGCACTTTCTTTATGTATTAAATCATTCATTTTCGTACAACCTTTTTGCCTGGAAATTGCTCACGCAATTGATGGAGTACTGCGCCAGCAGCAAGCTGCTCTGCGGCTCGCCGGCTAGTACCTTCTGCTTTTGCGCTGACTTTTAATTCAGCAATGGTGCAACTTACTTCAAAAATTTGGTCAGGTGAATCACCCTGCTGCCGTTCAATCACGTAGTTAGGCAATTCAACTTTGCGAGCTTGTAACCACTCTTGCAATGAGGTTTTTGGATCTTTCATTGCTTCTTCAGGATTAACCGCAGCAATACGCGCAGCAAACAACTGATTTAATACCGCCTCTACAGCGGCAAAGCCGCCATCGAGCCAAATCGCGCCCAAAATCGCTTCGAGTGCATCTGCCAAAATACTCGGGCGACGATGACCACCGCTTTTTAACTCCCCTTCGCCCAGCGAAAGGTAATCACCCAGCTGCAATTCACTGGCAATCACCGCCAATGACTCTTGCCGAACAAAATGCGCACGCAAACGTGACAAATCGCCTTCACTCAACTGTGGGAAAGCAAAATACAAGCTACGCGCCACAATTGAGTTCAAAATACCATCGCCAACAAACTCAAGCCGCTCATTGTGTTTCGATGAGAAACTACGATGCGTCAATGCTTGCTTTAGCAGCTTAGGCTCAGAAAAAACATAACCGAGCGTTTTTTGCAAACGCTCGGCGGGTAAGACGACTGACAAATTAAATATCCCTCAAATTATTGAACACTCGTGCCGGAAGACTGCTCAATTTGAAAATCAAACAAAAGACTCACATTAGCGACTAAAGGTACAACCTTTTCATAACTAGCTGCGATTGTCGTCACACCACCAACTTGGGTAATCGACAAATCTTTACCCGTCACGTCCGTGATGTAACCGATTGCGGCATCTTTATCAAAAGACTCACGAATCGCATCTGGACTTTGTCCGGCACTATTTTTTGCTAACTTCTGAACTGTATTTTGTATAGAAAAAAACTGGGTATACGTTGGAACGACTTTAAAGCCGACAATCAAAGCCATGGCCACCGCCA includes these proteins:
- a CDS encoding STAS/SEC14 domain-containing protein translates to MISISHEAKYTHAVVFEQFTLQDYKEFEDNVLYDIRFHGATRLLLDLRLMDGYTIDMALEEIRFSKQNRQNFDRVAVVSDDQWVVWSVWLNQVISESEIKVFADIVSAQQWLEDMNIAA
- the pdxJ gene encoding pyridoxine 5'-phosphate synthase encodes the protein MSRSILLGVNIDHVATVRNARGTLYPQPVLAAQLAEQAGADLITLHLREDRRHIRDEDVRLVRAVLQTRMNLEMALTEEMLAHALDIQPQDVCLVPEHRAEVTTEGGLDVLANPAHCGRYIQTLQDAGIRTSIFIDPDHAQIKMAHELGAPVIEIHTGRYADAKNRVEQQSELERVKEAATYAASLGLVVNAGHGLHYHNVQAIAAIAEIEELNIGHALISHSIFVGLKTAIVEMKALMQAARCG
- the recO gene encoding DNA repair protein RecO, with protein sequence MTRSSSKLRINLQPAFVLHQYAYRETSRLLDVFSRDHGRVTLYARGVQRPGSQIRSVLLGFQPLLLSWFGGGDLKTLHAAQWQPGLPQLSGLPLLCGFYMNELLQRLCPKEEANPALFTAYFSAIQALGKLGTDQRAVEPILRLFERQLLDSLGYGIDWQRIARSDQPLNLRERYEFEYGVGLVPSQSATACPATLILAFAAGDFTDGNVLPWAKMWMRQSIAAVLGDSVLHTRQLLIDLQKL
- the era gene encoding GTPase Era yields the protein MNDLIHKESAVSDGFRCGFVAIVGQPNVGKSTLMNHLIGQKLSITSRKAQTTRHRITGILTSETAQFVFVDTPGFQKRFRNALNQAMNRSVTTTLADVDAILFVVEAGRFGPADQAVLELLPKDRPVILVINKVDMLPNKSALFPFIEEVAQSFNFAAIVPVSAQKGLKLDVLVSAIEPLLPESVPMFGEDQITDRNERFLASEIIREKIFRMMGEELPYVMAVEIEKFEEETLADGRELRRIYAAILVDRENQKPILIGKNGTKLKKIATDARIDMEKLFDAKVHLEVWVKVKSGWADDTRLVRQFGYE
- the rnc gene encoding ribonuclease III, encoding MSVVLPAERLQKTLGYVFSEPKLLKQALTHRSFSSKHNERLEFVGDGILNSIVARSLYFAFPQLSEGDLSRLRAHFVRQESLAVIASELQLGDYLSLGEGELKSGGHRRPSILADALEAILGAIWLDGGFAAVEAVLNQLFAARIAAVNPEEAMKDPKTSLQEWLQARKVELPNYVIERQQGDSPDQIFEVSCTIAELKVSAKAEGTSRRAAEQLAAGAVLHQLREQFPGKKVVRK
- a CDS encoding DUF4845 domain-containing protein, which codes for MKKQLGLSFFGFIIVAMAVAMALIVGFKVVPTYTQFFSIQNTVQKLAKNSAGQSPDAIRESFDKDAAIGYITDVTGKDLSITQVGGVTTIAASYEKVVPLVANVSLLFDFQIEQSSGTSVQ